A window of the Brassica napus cultivar Da-Ae chromosome C5, Da-Ae, whole genome shotgun sequence genome harbors these coding sequences:
- the BNAC05G06230D gene encoding uncharacterized protein BNAC05G06230D isoform X1, translating into MAKYNEIAKKKREAKADRKRAIHGDPLTNKLKSRAPVVSVSGKRQKKLLRKWRREQKEMVEKGLVTMEDVEMASADGASEEESKKPPRKFSVKKTLKLNKLKNKAGKKNKSQKAVGQVSAEQMLE; encoded by the exons ATGGCAAAATACAACGAGATAGCGAAGAAGAAGAGGGAGGCGAAAGCTGATAGAAAGCGAGCCATCCACGGAGATCCACTCACCAACAAACTGAAGAGCAGAGCTCCGGTTGTCTCCGTCTCCGGAAAACGTCAGAAGAAACTCCTCCGCAAATGGCGCCGA GAGCAGAAAGAGATGGTGGAGAAGGGTCTTGTAACTATGGAGGATGTGGAGATGGCTTCTGCTGATG GTGCATCAGAAGAAGAATCCAAGAAACCCCCTAGAAAGTTTAGCGTGAAGAAGACCTTGAAGCTcaataaactaaagaataaag CAGGCAAGAAGAATAAAAGTCAGAAAGCCGTTGGCCAAGTATCTGCCGAACAGATGCTGGAATGA
- the BNAC05G06230D gene encoding uncharacterized protein BNAC05G06230D isoform X2, protein MAKYNEIAKKKREAKADRKRAIHGDPLTNKLKSRAPVVSVSGKRQKKLLRKWRREQKEMVEKGLVTMEDVEMASADGASEEESKKPPRKFSVKKTLKLNKLKNKGKKNKSQKAVGQVSAEQMLE, encoded by the exons ATGGCAAAATACAACGAGATAGCGAAGAAGAAGAGGGAGGCGAAAGCTGATAGAAAGCGAGCCATCCACGGAGATCCACTCACCAACAAACTGAAGAGCAGAGCTCCGGTTGTCTCCGTCTCCGGAAAACGTCAGAAGAAACTCCTCCGCAAATGGCGCCGA GAGCAGAAAGAGATGGTGGAGAAGGGTCTTGTAACTATGGAGGATGTGGAGATGGCTTCTGCTGATG GTGCATCAGAAGAAGAATCCAAGAAACCCCCTAGAAAGTTTAGCGTGAAGAAGACCTTGAAGCTcaataaactaaagaataaag GCAAGAAGAATAAAAGTCAGAAAGCCGTTGGCCAAGTATCTGCCGAACAGATGCTGGAATGA
- the LOC106415750 gene encoding thioredoxin-like 1-1, chloroplastic, protein MAEVISKTSLFFRGACVNHHHHADDFSVSPVSFGLKKSFSSLKQKPLRSDFSGKQILQTFNRSFRSSSVTAQSTLRIGTAQKWWEKGLQENMREISSAQELVDSLADAGDKLVVVDFFSPGCGGCKALHPKMCQLAEQSADVQFLQVNYEEHKSMCYSLGVHVLPFFRFYRGAQGRVCSFSCTNATIKKFRDALAKHSPDRCSLGPTKGLEEKELVALAANKELNFSYTPKVVPVEKEAAIPTSNPALPVPHPSMSGSEEKTLVSAGR, encoded by the exons ATGGCGGAGGTAATCAGCAAAACGAGTTTGTTCTTCCGAGGAGCTTGCGTGAATCACCACCACCACGCAGATGACTTCTCCGTCTCGCCGGTGAGTTTCGGTCTCAAAAAGAGTTTCTCTTCTCTCAAGCAGAAGCCTCTTAGAAGCGACTTCTCTGGAAAACAGATCCTACAGACCTTCAACAGGAGCTTCCGATCATCATCCGTTACCGCTCAG TCAACGCTGAGGATTGGGACAGCTCAGAAGTGGTGGGAGAAAGGTCTGCAAGAGAACATGAGAGAGATCTCTTCGGCGCAAGAGCTCGTCGACTCTCTCGCCGACGCTGGCGATAAGCTCGTCGTGGTTGACTTCTTCTCTCCTGGCTGCGGCGGATGCAAGGCTCTGCATCCTAAGATGTGCCAGCTGGCGGAGCAGAGCGCTGATGTGCAGTTTCTTCAGGTGAACTACGAGGAGCACAAGTCCATGTGTTATAGCCTCGGTGTCCACGTCCTCCCGTTTTTTCGGTTCTACCGTGGCGCTCAGGGTCGCGTCTGTAGCTTTAGCTGTACTAATGCTACG ATAAAGAAATTTAGAGACGCGTTGGCGAAGCATAGTCCGGATAGGTGCAGCCTTGGACCAACCAAGGGGCTTGAAGAGAAAGAGCTTGTGGCACTTGCAGCCAATAAAGAACTCAACTTTAGTTACACGCCGAAGGTTGTACCTGTTGAGAAAGAAGCAGCTATTCCCACTTCCAACCCGGCACTCCCTGTTCCTCATCCATCGATGAGTGGCAGTGAGGAGAAGACATTGGTCTCTGCAGGGAGGTGA